From one Lactiplantibacillus paraplantarum genomic stretch:
- a CDS encoding sugar ABC transporter permease — translation MDNAQAVAPKNANSKQNSARRHRFWKEFFTYLYMVILGIIIIYPVLITFITAFKDANVQAFVLDFGGKWTLVNFKNLFTQTLYGSWYLNTMIISVSCMVIQVIVVTLAGYVYSRYRFAGKKFSLTFFIVIQMVPTMAALTAYYVLANMLNALDHYWFLTAIYIGGGIPQNTWLMKGYFDNVPYDLDESAKLDGAGNFKIFWSIVLPLVKPMIAVQALWAFMSPVQDYLMAKFLLTSESHYTVAVGLQTFINNAQNQQVVLFSAGAILVALPIAALFFYLQRFFVSGLLAGGSKG, via the coding sequence ATGGATAATGCACAAGCAGTGGCACCTAAGAATGCCAATTCAAAGCAAAATAGCGCGCGTCGGCACCGTTTCTGGAAAGAATTCTTTACGTATCTGTATATGGTCATTCTCGGCATTATTATTATTTATCCCGTTTTGATCACATTCATCACGGCGTTTAAGGATGCTAACGTGCAAGCCTTCGTCCTTGATTTTGGTGGCAAGTGGACGTTGGTTAACTTTAAGAATTTATTTACGCAAACTCTTTATGGTAGCTGGTATCTGAATACCATGATTATTTCCGTTTCATGTATGGTGATTCAAGTGATTGTTGTCACGCTAGCCGGTTATGTCTATAGTCGTTACCGCTTTGCAGGGAAGAAATTCAGTCTGACGTTTTTCATTGTCATTCAAATGGTTCCAACCATGGCTGCTTTGACTGCTTACTATGTCTTAGCTAACATGTTGAATGCTTTGGACCATTACTGGTTCTTGACGGCAATTTACATTGGTGGTGGGATTCCACAAAACACTTGGCTGATGAAAGGATACTTTGATAACGTTCCATATGATTTGGATGAATCAGCTAAGTTAGATGGTGCTGGTAACTTTAAGATTTTCTGGTCAATTGTGTTACCACTAGTTAAACCAATGATTGCGGTTCAAGCATTGTGGGCCTTCATGTCACCGGTTCAAGATTACCTGATGGCGAAGTTCTTATTGACGTCTGAATCACATTACACGGTTGCCGTGGGACTACAAACATTTATTAATAACGCGCAAAATCAACAAGTGGTGCTCTTCTCAGCTGGGGCGATTTTAGTGGCGTTACCAATTGCAGCCTTGTTCTTCTATCTCCAACGGTTCTTCGTTTCAGGATTACTTGCTGGTGGGAGCAAGGGCTAA
- a CDS encoding DUF1189 domain-containing protein encodes MQRTKNKTTAFPVRFFGSLFSPRRMFANRDQFNWLQIIVIFIFLTAVMVMPIPFYYNHQTNFNLSPFLPHIDKMMASNQMQTAMKAANYHDQQFKDVKHQVIIKTKENVAGFDLTAEDMAGRQNVINLHTSTFQVKSVGSEFKAKYVPGHDLKTDAHAFLVNSWYQSNKVMIGLFMLMALGLIIVGVNLILVNGAAFFLFLSRHNKITHIRNFREGVNLTLMMMGIGSLLAMVIGLIHFDVTIELTVQSLSLAFVVLWVYLKTKFKDPEVDQTMLL; translated from the coding sequence ATGCAGCGTACGAAAAACAAAACAACCGCCTTTCCGGTCCGGTTTTTTGGTAGCCTCTTCTCACCTCGAAGAATGTTTGCCAACCGAGACCAGTTCAACTGGTTGCAAATTATCGTGATATTTATCTTTTTGACGGCGGTCATGGTGATGCCAATTCCGTTTTATTATAATCATCAAACGAATTTTAACTTATCACCATTCTTACCACATATTGATAAGATGATGGCTAGCAATCAGATGCAAACGGCTATGAAAGCCGCGAATTATCATGATCAGCAGTTCAAGGATGTTAAACATCAAGTCATTATTAAAACCAAAGAGAATGTCGCTGGTTTTGACCTCACAGCTGAAGATATGGCAGGACGGCAAAACGTCATTAACTTGCATACAAGTACGTTTCAGGTGAAATCAGTCGGTAGTGAATTTAAGGCAAAATACGTTCCAGGACATGATTTGAAGACGGATGCCCACGCTTTTCTTGTTAACTCCTGGTACCAGAGTAATAAAGTGATGATCGGGTTATTTATGCTCATGGCACTTGGATTGATTATTGTTGGGGTCAACCTAATTCTTGTGAATGGCGCGGCCTTCTTCTTATTCTTGTCACGGCATAATAAGATTACACATATCCGTAATTTCCGCGAAGGGGTTAACTTAACATTAATGATGATGGGCATTGGTAGTCTGTTGGCGATGGTGATTGGCTTAATTCACTTTGATGTCACCATTGAGCTGACGGTGCAGTCATTAAGCTTGGCATTCGTTGTGTTATGGGTATATCTGAAAACAAAATTCAAGGATCCAGAAGTTGATCAAACCATGTTGCTCTAG
- a CDS encoding alpha-amylase family glycosyl hydrolase, with translation MARDTQTQLRNKMIYSVFVRNYSEAGNFAGVTADLQRIKNLGTDILWLLPINPIGEVNRKGVLGSPYAIKDYRGINPEYGTLADFKALTNKAHELGMKVMLDIVYNHTSPDSVLATEHPEWFYHDADGQLMNKVGNWSDVKDLDYGHHELWQYQIDTLLYWSQFVDGYRCDVAPLVPLDFWLEARQQVNAKYPGTLWLAESAGSGFIQELRSQGYTGLSDSELYQAFDMTYDYDVFGDFKDYWQGRSTVDRYVDLLQRQDATFPGNYVKMRFLENHDNARMMSLMHSEAEAVNNLTWIFMQRGIPLIYNGQEFLATHQPSLFDRDTMIHDRHGDVTSLIQKLVVIKQQTIMRAADYQVTVVEDGIIKVTYRADGQALTAWIPLKGQVATVTTQLGDSSYQNMLNDAVVTVKDNKITVNGQPIIVKYVTDTALTSIADQSN, from the coding sequence ATGGCACGCGATACGCAAACGCAATTACGTAACAAAATGATTTACTCAGTCTTTGTTCGGAATTACTCTGAGGCTGGTAATTTTGCTGGCGTAACTGCTGACTTACAACGAATTAAGAATTTAGGGACCGATATTTTGTGGTTACTGCCGATCAATCCGATTGGTGAAGTTAATCGTAAGGGAGTACTTGGTTCGCCATATGCAATCAAGGACTACCGGGGGATTAACCCGGAATATGGGACACTAGCCGATTTTAAAGCATTAACGAATAAAGCACATGAATTGGGTATGAAAGTAATGTTAGATATTGTCTACAATCATACTTCACCCGATTCAGTTCTAGCAACTGAGCATCCAGAGTGGTTTTATCATGATGCGGATGGTCAGCTGATGAATAAAGTTGGTAACTGGAGCGATGTCAAAGATTTAGACTACGGGCACCATGAATTGTGGCAGTATCAGATTGACACGTTGTTATATTGGAGCCAATTCGTTGATGGTTATCGTTGTGACGTTGCGCCATTAGTTCCACTAGATTTCTGGTTGGAAGCACGGCAACAAGTTAATGCGAAGTATCCTGGAACGTTATGGCTAGCAGAGTCGGCTGGAAGTGGCTTTATTCAAGAACTCCGGTCACAGGGTTATACGGGACTATCGGATAGTGAACTTTATCAAGCATTTGATATGACATATGATTACGATGTTTTTGGTGATTTCAAGGATTACTGGCAAGGTCGAAGTACGGTTGACCGTTATGTTGACTTGTTGCAACGGCAAGATGCCACTTTCCCTGGAAATTACGTGAAGATGCGTTTTTTGGAAAATCATGATAATGCGCGAATGATGAGCTTAATGCATAGCGAAGCGGAAGCCGTTAATAATTTAACCTGGATCTTCATGCAACGTGGTATTCCATTGATTTATAACGGCCAAGAATTTCTGGCAACACACCAACCATCCTTATTCGATCGGGACACCATGATTCATGATCGTCATGGTGATGTCACGTCATTAATTCAGAAGTTAGTGGTAATTAAACAGCAAACAATTATGCGGGCTGCTGATTATCAAGTGACCGTCGTTGAGGATGGCATTATTAAAGTAACCTACCGTGCTGATGGTCAAGCTCTAACTGCTTGGATCCCGTTAAAGGGCCAGGTTGCAACGGTAACGACGCAGTTAGGCGATAGCAGTTATCAGAACATGCTAAATGACGCAGTTGTTACAGTGAAAGACAATAAAATAACTGTTAATGGCCAACCAATTATCGTCAAGTACGTTACGGATACGGCATTAACCTCAATTGCTGACCAATCTAACTGA